TCGTCGGCGTAGACTCCGACCCGTCCAGCACGGCGGCCCGAACTTGGCATCAGCCTGGTTGCCGTAATTCGTCCTCCATACTTGCTGTCCAGGGTCGATGTGATTACAATGTAGCAACCGTTCTGGAGGTTCGCCATGAAAGCACAGATCGTTCGGATCGGCAATTCACGAGGCATCCGTCTGCCCAAGGTCCTGATTGAGGAAGCGCAACTCGAAAACGAAGTCGAACTCCAGGCCGAGCCCGGCCGCATCGTGATTTGCAGGACGACCCAGCCGCGCGCCGGCTGGGCCGCGGCCGCCCGGCGCATGCGTGAGAAGGATGAAGACCGTCTTCTCGACAAGCCTACGGCGACGCGATTCGACCAGAAAGAGTGGACGTGGAGGTAGCGCAGATGGCTCTGGCACGGGGCGACGTGTACTTGATGGATCTGGACCCGACGCGCGGAAGTGAGATCCGCAAGACCAGGCCCTGCCTGGTCGTTTCCCCGGATGAGTTGAACCACCATCTGCGAACCGTGATCGTGGCCCCGATGACGACCGGAGGGCAGGCCTATCCCTGGCGCGTCCGGTGCCGCTTTCGCGGTCGAGCCGGATTCGTGGCTATGGACCAGCTTCGCACCGTCGATACGGAACGACTGGTGAAACGGCTTGGACGGCTGGCCCCCGGCCCGTTCGCGTCCGTGCTCGCGGTGTTGCAAGAGATGTTCGCCCCGTAAGTTGAGCCATGGAGATGGGCTACGGCGGTTGGCCGCCACCTTGATCGGGACGTGTTCCCCCACGCCGTCTGAGCCAAGCTCATGATGGATGATCACAAGACCTGATCCCCATAACCTTCATTTTCTACTCTGAATCGTGATCACACCAAAACTGCCCGACATCTGCAGTTGTGACGTTGAGGATAAGGAGCAATTGGCGCTGTATCGTCGATGTCGCGAGCGCTGGCTTTCTTGGATACTTGGAGACGATGAGCACGCCATCGGTAAACAGATAACACAAATTATTTGGGATGACGCGATCTTCAGAACTCTGAACGAGGCTCGTCGTATAGCTGCCGAGTCCCCGGGAAGGCACTTCAATTCGGACTTGCTAAGCCTCCTTGATCGCGGGTTTGTCACAGCACAAGTAATGGCCTTACGTCGTCTGACTGACCCAGGATTTCATGACCCCAAAAAAGAAGTGGTTTCCCTTGTACGCCTCTTGAAGGATATCGACTCTAACCGAGACCTCCTGACGCGTGAGCATTACATCTGCTATGACGGCACTCCTTTCTGCCCTTCGGAGGGCGAGCTAGACATGCGTTCTGACCGGGAGCGTATGAACAAAAGGTTCGATCAACTGTCAGGAACCTCCAGGGAATGCAGGTCCCGGAAAGATTGCGTGAAGGAGAACATCATCAACAAAGTTATTCAATCACTGAAGGTCTGTGACGACTTTCGCGATTATGCAAACAAGTTCGTTGCACATGCTGCAGCGCCTTCACCTTCACGAGAACGAATTCGCGAGGAGAGCCGAATTACGCTGGATAAGTTTAACCAAGCTCACCGCGCGGTTATACGTGCAGCCTCGTTCGTCGGAGCGGACATACTCTTCGAGAGCACACTAGGCCGAGTTCCCGCCCCTCTATACAATCATCTTGAGCACCTTGATAAACCGCTGGTCCTGTCCTCAGATTCTAAGCGGCTGAAAGAGTTTTGGCATGCTCGCGTGAAAGAAGTTGATGGATGGTCAGAGGATCGCTTATCAGAGTATATAGATGAACCTGGGTCTAGTTTGAAAGAGATTGACCGGGGTGGCCTTGGTTCTCTTCCCCCTCTTTCTACTCTCTGAGCAGGGAGTTCCTGTTTTTAAGGCGGCTCGTTGATATATCCTTCGCTGGGTACGCTCGTCTCCGGGATTCTTATCTGCGCGGGAACGGGTCCAGCGGCGACGCGTTCCCGCCACCCCCTTCTCCCTTTAGGGCAACCGTAAAGAGGTAGCAGGGGCATGAGCGAAATTCGCCGGAGGAACGGGGCACCCATCGAGACTTTGCCAGGAAGGAAAGCGGAAACTGACTGAGTCCGCGAGGGAATTTCCGAAGGTTTCCACCTGGCAAAGTCCGAAAGGGCCGCTCCGGGAGGCGTTGAAGCGAAGGGCCCTGCTACCCCGCCTCTATTCCTTAACCGCTCTCTTCGCTCTTGACCGCTCCTTCCTTCCCGCCTACTATCCGTCCATGCGCAAGCCCTCGCCCTTTTCCTCCGTGTCCGCGGTCCTGGCCACGGTTGCCAAACGCCTCGGGTTGGAAACCAAGCTCCTGGAGTTCCAGCTCCGCCGGGACTGGCCGCGCATCGTGGGGCAGCCGATCGCCGCCCACACGCGGCCCGATCAAATCCGGTTCAAAAAACTCTACCTGCTCGTGGAAAATTCGGTCTGGATGCAGCAGTTGACGTTCTTGAAACCGACGCTGCTGGCGAAGATCAATGAAGCGGCCGGCACCGAACTGGTCACGGAGATCGTCTTGCGAATCGCGGACCTCGGCATGGCGTCCATCCGGCAGAAAGAGACCCAGGGCGACGAGGGCCCGCCACCGGAACCCACGGCGGAGGCCCTGGCGGCGGCAGCGGCCCATGCAGATTCGATCCGGGACCCGGAGCTGCGGACACACCTGACCAAGGTAATGGCTGTGGCAATTGCGCGCGAAGGTAAAACAGAGGCGGGGACGCAGACTCCCGCTACTAAGGAGCTTCCGGACCGGCAGACTCTTTCGTGATGGACCCCTTGAACAGGACCCGCGAATAGGCGGCCGTCGCGGCCGTGTCCGCTCCTTTCAGAATCGGCCCGATCCGCCCTTCCTCTTCGTTCTCCTCCAGCCGGTAGAAGCCGCGCACCGCATTTTCGAAGGCGTCGTGAAGCGCCTTGTCCTCGCCGGCCACATATTTATGCAGAATTTCCGGCTCGGCCCAGGAATCGTGGGTGAAGATGTAGATCGTGAGGCGGCGGTACCGGCCGGCCGGATCGTCCGGCGTGGTCGGCCGGACTTTCATCTTCCCGAAGTCGTGCGTCTCGCGCCCGACTTTCCGGAACCGCTCGATGAGGGTTTCGATCTCCGGATCGCTGGTCCAGCTTGGGACGTGGACCGCCA
The DNA window shown above is from Nitrospirota bacterium and carries:
- a CDS encoding type II toxin-antitoxin system PemK/MazF family toxin; its protein translation is MALARGDVYLMDLDPTRGSEIRKTRPCLVVSPDELNHHLRTVIVAPMTTGGQAYPWRVRCRFRGRAGFVAMDQLRTVDTERLVKRLGRLAPGPFASVLAVLQEMFAP
- a CDS encoding DUF721 domain-containing protein; translated protein: MRKPSPFSSVSAVLATVAKRLGLETKLLEFQLRRDWPRIVGQPIAAHTRPDQIRFKKLYLLVENSVWMQQLTFLKPTLLAKINEAAGTELVTEIVLRIADLGMASIRQKETQGDEGPPPEPTAEALAAAAAHADSIRDPELRTHLTKVMAVAIAREGKTEAGTQTPATKELPDRQTLS
- a CDS encoding AbrB/MazE/SpoVT family DNA-binding domain-containing protein codes for the protein MKAQIVRIGNSRGIRLPKVLIEEAQLENEVELQAEPGRIVICRTTQPRAGWAAAARRMREKDEDRLLDKPTATRFDQKEWTWR